The Catharus ustulatus isolate bCatUst1 chromosome 16, bCatUst1.pri.v2, whole genome shotgun sequence genome window below encodes:
- the LOC117004084 gene encoding glycerol-3-phosphate phosphatase encodes MADAMAAGGPRRCRRLEGETARAVLANADTLLFDCDGVLWRGEAAVSGAAETLGRLAAAGKRLCYVTNNSGRTRLAYTEKLRRLGFPPAEPRHIFSSAFCAARYLRQALPPGAAAYVLGSPALAAELEAVGIPHLGTGPAALPGPAPKDWVQAPLDPAVRAVLVGFDEHFSYAKLCQALRYLLRGGPDCLLVGTNRDHRLPLEGGAGIPGTGCLVKAVETAAQREAFIVGKPNRFMFDCVAGEFQVDPARTIMVGDRLDTDILMGNDCGLTTLLTLTGVTALDEVRGHQDSGCPARHSLVPDFYVDSIADLLPLLGE; translated from the exons aTGGCAGACGCGATGGCGGCGGGCGGCCCGCGGCGCTGCCGGCGGCTGGAGGGCGAGACGGCGCGGGCCGTGCTCGCCAACGCCGACACGCTGCTCTTCGACTGCGACGGCGTGCTGTGGCGGGGCGAGGCGGCCGTGAGCGGCGCGGCGGAGACCCTGGGCCggctggcggcggcgggcaAGCGGCTGTGCTACGTGACCAACAACAGCGGGCGGACGCGCTTGGCCTACACCGAGAAGCTGCGGCGCCTCGGCTTCCCGCCCGCCGAGCCCCGGCACATCTTCAGCTCGGCCTTCTGCGCCGCCCGCTACCTGCGCCAGGCGCTGCCGCCCGGTGCCGCCGCCTACGTGCTGGGCAGCCCCGCGCTGGCCGCCGAGCTGGAGGCCGTGGGCATCCCGCACCTGGGCACCGGGCCCGccgcgctgcccggccccgcgcccaAGGACTGGGTGCAGGCGCCGCTCGACCCCGCCGTGCGCGCCGTGCTCGTGGGCTTCGATGAGCATTTCAGCTACGCCAAGCTGTGCCAGGCGCTGCGGTACCTGCTGCGCGGCGGCCCCGACTGCCTCCTGGTCGGCACCAACCGAGACCACCGGCTGCCGCTGGAGGGTGGCGCCGGCATCCCCG ggacaggatgcCTGGTGAAGGCCGTGGAGACGGCGGCGCAGCGCGAGGCTTTCATCGTGGGCAAGCCCAACCGCTTCATGTTCGACTGCGTGGCCGGCGAGTTCCAGGTGGACCCTGCGCGCACCATCATGGTCGGGGACCGGCTGGACACGGACATCCTGATGGGCAACGACTGCGGCCTGACCACGCTGCTCACCCTCACCGGGGTCACGGCGCTGGACGAGGTGCGGGGCCACCAGGACAGTGGCTgtcctgccaggcacagcctggtCCCTGATTTCTACGTCGACAGCATCGCCGACCTGCTCCCGCTGCTGGGGGAGTGA